In Carya illinoinensis cultivar Pawnee chromosome 7, C.illinoinensisPawnee_v1, whole genome shotgun sequence, the following are encoded in one genomic region:
- the LOC122316463 gene encoding nucleobase-ascorbate transporter 11-like isoform X3, producing METGSTSKSRVKAERVKDGGATRLSSMLQKIEPFMPRIDHNPNELRSWAKRTGFVSDYSGGTQASASQKNDSALFDLEKGLDSINGGSSPKIEIDPVLGRTKPNRGIEIEPVVKNERDGTGRGEDQSRRTGVEAKVDERKVGSNGSVYRNGNGNVNGNANANGNGNRNEVPVVAPAVEPKKDDNLAERDAKLDFPYGEEPAPGGWHRPSGMKCGLRENPGFVPLIYYGLQHYLSLAGSLIFIPSIIVPAMGGTDKDTATVISTMLLVSGVTTILHSYFGTRLPLVQGSSYVYLAPALVIMNAREYRDLTEHKFRHIMRELQGAIIVGSIFQSILGYSGLMSLFLRFINPVVVAPTVAAVGLAFFSYGFPEAGSCVEISIPQILLLLIFTLYLRGISIFGHRVFRIYALVLELPSAQHILPEDLWDHIMGTILNTVPLSIMIIWTYAFFLTAGGAYNYKGCSPDIPSSNILIDACRKHAYTMKHCRTDVSNAWRAAAWVGTYHSASVRVISKPPSPGIVSRGIAMEGFCSILAGLWGTGTGSTTLTENVHTIDITKVASRRAVEVGAVFLILFSFVGKVGAILASIPQALAASVLCFMWALIVALGLSTLQYSQTASFRNITIVGVALFLGLSIPAYFQQYQPESSLILPSYFVPYMAASSGPVHTGSEQLDFALNAILSLNMVVTLLVAFVLDNTVPGSRQERGVYIWSRAEEIANDPSLLSDYALPRKVARCFYWARCLGV from the exons ATGGAAACTGGGTCGACTTCAAAATCCCGAGTTAAGGCTGAGAGAGTGAAGGATGGTGGTGCCACCAGACTTAGTTCTATGCTTCAAAAGATCGAGCCGTTTATGCCAAGAATCGATCACAACCCGAACGAACTGAGATCTTGGGCCAAGAGGACCGGCTTTGTCTCTGATTACTCTGGAGGGACTCAGGCAAGTGCCAGTCAGAAGAATGATAGTGCTTTGTTTGATTTGGAGAAGGGCCTTGATTCTATAAACGGCGGGTCTTCGCCGAAAATAGAGATCGACCCGGTTCTGGGCCGGACAAAGCCCAACCGGGGGATTGAAATCGAaccggtggtgaaaaatgagaGGGATGGAACAGGGAGGGGTGAAGATCAGAGTAGGAGGACTGGGGTTGAGGCTAAAGTCGATGAGAGGAAAGTTGGTTCGAATGGAAGTGTGTACCGTAATGGGAATGGGAATGTGAATGGAAATGCGAATGCGAATGGAAATGGCAACAGAAACGAAGTCCCAGTTGTTGCCCCAGCGGTTGAGCCAAAGAAAGACGATAATCTAGCTGAAAGAGATGCGAAACTCGATTTTCCTTATGGTGAAGAACCTGCTCCAGGTGGGTGGCACAGGCCGTCCGGAATGAAATGTGGGCTCAGAGAAAATCCTGGTTttg TACCGTTGATATATTATGGCCTGCAGCACTATCTATCTTTGGCTGGTTCACTAATATTCATCCCCTCGATAATTGTACCAGCCATGGGTGGAACAGAT AAGGATACCGCTACTGTGATTTCAACAATGCTGCTGGTTTCTGGCGTCACGACAATACTGCACTCCTACTTTGGCACACGACTTCCTTTAGTTCAAGGGAGCTCGTATGTATATCTGGCACCAGCATTAGTAATCATGAATGCTCGAGAGTATCGTGATCTTACTGAACAC AAATTCAGGCACATAATGAGGGAACTGCAAGGAGCAATAATCGTTGGTTCAATATTTCAGAGCATTTTGGGATACAGTGGCTTGATGTCCCTTTTTTTAAG GTTTATTAACCCAGTTGTGGTGGCACCAACTGTTGCCGCGGTAGGTCTAGCATTTTTTAGTTATGGGTTTCCAGAAGCTGGTAGTTGTGTGGAAATCAGCATTCCACAGATACTCTTGCTTCTTATATTTACCCTG tACCTTCGTGGAATATCCATCTTTGGGCATCGTGTATTTCGAATTTATGCG TTGGTATTAGAGCTTCCATCGGCACAACACATTCTACCTGAAGATTTGTGGGACCACATTATGGGGACAATTTTAAATACA GTTCCATTGAGCATTATGATTATATGGACATATGCATTCTTTTTGACAGCAGGAGGAGCATACAATTACAAAGGCTGCAGTCCTGACATACCCAGTTCCAACATCTTAATTGATGCATGTAGAAAGCATGCATACACCATGAAGCATTGCAGAACTGATGTTTCAAATGCATGGAGAGCTGCTGCGTGG GTAGGAACATATCACTCTGCTTCTGTGCGGGTTATTTCCAAGCCTCCATCTCCAGGAATTGTGAGTAGAGGAATTGCAATGGAGGGCTTCTGCAGTATATTGGCTGGACTTTGGGGTACTGGAACTGGATCAACAACCTTGACAGAAAATGTCCATACCATTGACATAACAAAGGTGGCAAGTCGAAGGGCAGTCGAAGTTGGTGCAGTTTTCTTGATCCTCTTCTCATTCGTAG GAAAAGTGGGTGCAATTCTTGCCTCTATACCACAGGCATTGGCTGCTTCTGTACTTTGCTTCATGTGGGCCCTTATTGTGGCATTGGGTCTATCCACTTTGCAGTATAGCCAAACAGCAAGTTTTAGAAACATTACCATAGTTGGTGTTGCATTGTTCCTTGGGTTATCCATTCCGGCCTATTTCCAACAGTATCAACCTGAATCCAGCTTGATACTGCCAAGTTATTTTGTTCCTTATATGGCAGCTTCAAGTGGACCAGTCCACACCGGCAGTGAACAA CTCGATTTTGCATTAAATGCAATTTTGTCGTTGAACATGGTGGTGACGCTTCTTGTGGCATTTGTACTGGACAACACTGTCCCAGGGAGCCGGCAAGAAAGGGGGGTATACATATGGTCAAGGGCTGAAGAAATTGCAAACGACCCATCACTTCTCTCAGACTATGCTCTTCCAAGAAAAGTTGCCAGGTGCTTTTACTGGGCAAGATGTTTGGGAGTGTGA
- the LOC122316463 gene encoding nucleobase-ascorbate transporter 11-like isoform X4: METGSTSKSRVKAERVKDGGATRLSSMLQKIEPFMPRIDHNPNELRSWAKRTGFVSDYSGGTQASASQKNDSALFDLEKGLDSINGGSSPKIEIDPVLGRTKPNRGIEIEPVVKNERDGTGRGEDQSRRTGVEAKVDERKVGSNGSVYRNGNGNVNGNANANGNGNRNEVPVVAPAVEPKKDDNLAERDAKLDFPYGEEPAPGGWHRPSGMKCGLRENPGFVPLIYYGLQHYLSLAGSLIFIPSIIVPAMGGTDKFRHIMRELQGAIIVGSIFQSILGYSGLMSLFLRFINPVVVAPTVAAVGLAFFSYGFPEAGSCVEISIPQILLLLIFTLYLRGISIFGHRVFRIYALVLELPSAQHILPEDLWDHIMGTILNTVPLSIMIIWTYAFFLTAGGAYNYKGCSPDIPSSNILIDACRKHAYTMKHCRTDVSNAWRAAAWVRIPYPLQWGIPIFHLRTSMIMIIVSLVASVDSVGTYHSASVRVISKPPSPGIVSRGIAMEGFCSILAGLWGTGTGSTTLTENVHTIDITKVASRRAVEVGAVFLILFSFVGKVGAILASIPQALAASVLCFMWALIVALGLSTLQYSQTASFRNITIVGVALFLGLSIPAYFQQYQPESSLILPSYFVPYMAASSGPVHTGSEQLDFALNAILSLNMVVTLLVAFVLDNTVPGSRQERGVYIWSRAEEIANDPSLLSDYALPRKVARCFYWARCLGV; encoded by the exons ATGGAAACTGGGTCGACTTCAAAATCCCGAGTTAAGGCTGAGAGAGTGAAGGATGGTGGTGCCACCAGACTTAGTTCTATGCTTCAAAAGATCGAGCCGTTTATGCCAAGAATCGATCACAACCCGAACGAACTGAGATCTTGGGCCAAGAGGACCGGCTTTGTCTCTGATTACTCTGGAGGGACTCAGGCAAGTGCCAGTCAGAAGAATGATAGTGCTTTGTTTGATTTGGAGAAGGGCCTTGATTCTATAAACGGCGGGTCTTCGCCGAAAATAGAGATCGACCCGGTTCTGGGCCGGACAAAGCCCAACCGGGGGATTGAAATCGAaccggtggtgaaaaatgagaGGGATGGAACAGGGAGGGGTGAAGATCAGAGTAGGAGGACTGGGGTTGAGGCTAAAGTCGATGAGAGGAAAGTTGGTTCGAATGGAAGTGTGTACCGTAATGGGAATGGGAATGTGAATGGAAATGCGAATGCGAATGGAAATGGCAACAGAAACGAAGTCCCAGTTGTTGCCCCAGCGGTTGAGCCAAAGAAAGACGATAATCTAGCTGAAAGAGATGCGAAACTCGATTTTCCTTATGGTGAAGAACCTGCTCCAGGTGGGTGGCACAGGCCGTCCGGAATGAAATGTGGGCTCAGAGAAAATCCTGGTTttg TACCGTTGATATATTATGGCCTGCAGCACTATCTATCTTTGGCTGGTTCACTAATATTCATCCCCTCGATAATTGTACCAGCCATGGGTGGAACAGAT AAATTCAGGCACATAATGAGGGAACTGCAAGGAGCAATAATCGTTGGTTCAATATTTCAGAGCATTTTGGGATACAGTGGCTTGATGTCCCTTTTTTTAAG GTTTATTAACCCAGTTGTGGTGGCACCAACTGTTGCCGCGGTAGGTCTAGCATTTTTTAGTTATGGGTTTCCAGAAGCTGGTAGTTGTGTGGAAATCAGCATTCCACAGATACTCTTGCTTCTTATATTTACCCTG tACCTTCGTGGAATATCCATCTTTGGGCATCGTGTATTTCGAATTTATGCG TTGGTATTAGAGCTTCCATCGGCACAACACATTCTACCTGAAGATTTGTGGGACCACATTATGGGGACAATTTTAAATACA GTTCCATTGAGCATTATGATTATATGGACATATGCATTCTTTTTGACAGCAGGAGGAGCATACAATTACAAAGGCTGCAGTCCTGACATACCCAGTTCCAACATCTTAATTGATGCATGTAGAAAGCATGCATACACCATGAAGCATTGCAGAACTGATGTTTCAAATGCATGGAGAGCTGCTGCGTGGGTTAGAATCCCCTACCCTTTGCAGTGGGGTATTCCCATCTTCCATTTAAGGACTtccatgatcatgatcatagtGTCACTTGTTGCGTCGGTGGATTCG GTAGGAACATATCACTCTGCTTCTGTGCGGGTTATTTCCAAGCCTCCATCTCCAGGAATTGTGAGTAGAGGAATTGCAATGGAGGGCTTCTGCAGTATATTGGCTGGACTTTGGGGTACTGGAACTGGATCAACAACCTTGACAGAAAATGTCCATACCATTGACATAACAAAGGTGGCAAGTCGAAGGGCAGTCGAAGTTGGTGCAGTTTTCTTGATCCTCTTCTCATTCGTAG GAAAAGTGGGTGCAATTCTTGCCTCTATACCACAGGCATTGGCTGCTTCTGTACTTTGCTTCATGTGGGCCCTTATTGTGGCATTGGGTCTATCCACTTTGCAGTATAGCCAAACAGCAAGTTTTAGAAACATTACCATAGTTGGTGTTGCATTGTTCCTTGGGTTATCCATTCCGGCCTATTTCCAACAGTATCAACCTGAATCCAGCTTGATACTGCCAAGTTATTTTGTTCCTTATATGGCAGCTTCAAGTGGACCAGTCCACACCGGCAGTGAACAA CTCGATTTTGCATTAAATGCAATTTTGTCGTTGAACATGGTGGTGACGCTTCTTGTGGCATTTGTACTGGACAACACTGTCCCAGGGAGCCGGCAAGAAAGGGGGGTATACATATGGTCAAGGGCTGAAGAAATTGCAAACGACCCATCACTTCTCTCAGACTATGCTCTTCCAAGAAAAGTTGCCAGGTGCTTTTACTGGGCAAGATGTTTGGGAGTGTGA
- the LOC122316463 gene encoding nucleobase-ascorbate transporter 11-like isoform X1, with amino-acid sequence METGSTSKSRVKAERVKDGGATRLSSMLQKIEPFMPRIDHNPNELRSWAKRTGFVSDYSGGTQASASQKNDSALFDLEKGLDSINGGSSPKIEIDPVLGRTKPNRGIEIEPVVKNERDGTGRGEDQSRRTGVEAKVDERKVGSNGSVYRNGNGNVNGNANANGNGNRNEVPVVAPAVEPKKDDNLAERDAKLDFPYGEEPAPGGWHRPSGMKCGLRENPGFVPLIYYGLQHYLSLAGSLIFIPSIIVPAMGGTDKDTATVISTMLLVSGVTTILHSYFGTRLPLVQGSSYVYLAPALVIMNAREYRDLTEHKFRHIMRELQGAIIVGSIFQSILGYSGLMSLFLRFINPVVVAPTVAAVGLAFFSYGFPEAGSCVEISIPQILLLLIFTLYLRGISIFGHRVFRIYALVLELPSAQHILPEDLWDHIMGTILNTVPLSIMIIWTYAFFLTAGGAYNYKGCSPDIPSSNILIDACRKHAYTMKHCRTDVSNAWRAAAWVRIPYPLQWGIPIFHLRTSMIMIIVSLVASVDSVGTYHSASVRVISKPPSPGIVSRGIAMEGFCSILAGLWGTGTGSTTLTENVHTIDITKVASRRAVEVGAVFLILFSFVGKVGAILASIPQALAASVLCFMWALIVALGLSTLQYSQTASFRNITIVGVALFLGLSIPAYFQQYQPESSLILPSYFVPYMAASSGPVHTGSEQLDFALNAILSLNMVVTLLVAFVLDNTVPGSRQERGVYIWSRAEEIANDPSLLSDYALPRKVARCFYWARCLGV; translated from the exons ATGGAAACTGGGTCGACTTCAAAATCCCGAGTTAAGGCTGAGAGAGTGAAGGATGGTGGTGCCACCAGACTTAGTTCTATGCTTCAAAAGATCGAGCCGTTTATGCCAAGAATCGATCACAACCCGAACGAACTGAGATCTTGGGCCAAGAGGACCGGCTTTGTCTCTGATTACTCTGGAGGGACTCAGGCAAGTGCCAGTCAGAAGAATGATAGTGCTTTGTTTGATTTGGAGAAGGGCCTTGATTCTATAAACGGCGGGTCTTCGCCGAAAATAGAGATCGACCCGGTTCTGGGCCGGACAAAGCCCAACCGGGGGATTGAAATCGAaccggtggtgaaaaatgagaGGGATGGAACAGGGAGGGGTGAAGATCAGAGTAGGAGGACTGGGGTTGAGGCTAAAGTCGATGAGAGGAAAGTTGGTTCGAATGGAAGTGTGTACCGTAATGGGAATGGGAATGTGAATGGAAATGCGAATGCGAATGGAAATGGCAACAGAAACGAAGTCCCAGTTGTTGCCCCAGCGGTTGAGCCAAAGAAAGACGATAATCTAGCTGAAAGAGATGCGAAACTCGATTTTCCTTATGGTGAAGAACCTGCTCCAGGTGGGTGGCACAGGCCGTCCGGAATGAAATGTGGGCTCAGAGAAAATCCTGGTTttg TACCGTTGATATATTATGGCCTGCAGCACTATCTATCTTTGGCTGGTTCACTAATATTCATCCCCTCGATAATTGTACCAGCCATGGGTGGAACAGAT AAGGATACCGCTACTGTGATTTCAACAATGCTGCTGGTTTCTGGCGTCACGACAATACTGCACTCCTACTTTGGCACACGACTTCCTTTAGTTCAAGGGAGCTCGTATGTATATCTGGCACCAGCATTAGTAATCATGAATGCTCGAGAGTATCGTGATCTTACTGAACAC AAATTCAGGCACATAATGAGGGAACTGCAAGGAGCAATAATCGTTGGTTCAATATTTCAGAGCATTTTGGGATACAGTGGCTTGATGTCCCTTTTTTTAAG GTTTATTAACCCAGTTGTGGTGGCACCAACTGTTGCCGCGGTAGGTCTAGCATTTTTTAGTTATGGGTTTCCAGAAGCTGGTAGTTGTGTGGAAATCAGCATTCCACAGATACTCTTGCTTCTTATATTTACCCTG tACCTTCGTGGAATATCCATCTTTGGGCATCGTGTATTTCGAATTTATGCG TTGGTATTAGAGCTTCCATCGGCACAACACATTCTACCTGAAGATTTGTGGGACCACATTATGGGGACAATTTTAAATACA GTTCCATTGAGCATTATGATTATATGGACATATGCATTCTTTTTGACAGCAGGAGGAGCATACAATTACAAAGGCTGCAGTCCTGACATACCCAGTTCCAACATCTTAATTGATGCATGTAGAAAGCATGCATACACCATGAAGCATTGCAGAACTGATGTTTCAAATGCATGGAGAGCTGCTGCGTGGGTTAGAATCCCCTACCCTTTGCAGTGGGGTATTCCCATCTTCCATTTAAGGACTtccatgatcatgatcatagtGTCACTTGTTGCGTCGGTGGATTCG GTAGGAACATATCACTCTGCTTCTGTGCGGGTTATTTCCAAGCCTCCATCTCCAGGAATTGTGAGTAGAGGAATTGCAATGGAGGGCTTCTGCAGTATATTGGCTGGACTTTGGGGTACTGGAACTGGATCAACAACCTTGACAGAAAATGTCCATACCATTGACATAACAAAGGTGGCAAGTCGAAGGGCAGTCGAAGTTGGTGCAGTTTTCTTGATCCTCTTCTCATTCGTAG GAAAAGTGGGTGCAATTCTTGCCTCTATACCACAGGCATTGGCTGCTTCTGTACTTTGCTTCATGTGGGCCCTTATTGTGGCATTGGGTCTATCCACTTTGCAGTATAGCCAAACAGCAAGTTTTAGAAACATTACCATAGTTGGTGTTGCATTGTTCCTTGGGTTATCCATTCCGGCCTATTTCCAACAGTATCAACCTGAATCCAGCTTGATACTGCCAAGTTATTTTGTTCCTTATATGGCAGCTTCAAGTGGACCAGTCCACACCGGCAGTGAACAA CTCGATTTTGCATTAAATGCAATTTTGTCGTTGAACATGGTGGTGACGCTTCTTGTGGCATTTGTACTGGACAACACTGTCCCAGGGAGCCGGCAAGAAAGGGGGGTATACATATGGTCAAGGGCTGAAGAAATTGCAAACGACCCATCACTTCTCTCAGACTATGCTCTTCCAAGAAAAGTTGCCAGGTGCTTTTACTGGGCAAGATGTTTGGGAGTGTGA
- the LOC122317350 gene encoding protein transport protein Sec61 subunit beta-like — protein MVRGSSQSQSSSSSTSRPGLMAPRGSAAATAGMRRRRVGAASATASSGGIGGGSGPGGNMLGFYTDEAPGLKISPTVVLVMSLCFIGFVTVLHVFGKLYRRSGDGA, from the coding sequence ATGGTAAGAGGTTCATCTCAGTCCCAATCGTCATCTTCCTCGACCTCCAGGCCCGGACTCATGGCTCCGCGCGGTTCTGCTGCTGCGACGGCTGGCATGCGCCGTCGTCGGGTCGGCGCAGCTTCTGCTACAGCCAGCTCTGGGGGGATCGGCGGCGGTTCTGGCCCCGGTGGCAACATGCTTGGGTTCTACACCGATGAAGCCCCCGGCTTGAAGATCTCACCGACCGTCGTTCTCGTCATGAGCCTCTGCTTCATCGGCTTTGTCACGGTCCTCCACGTTTTTGGCAAGCTTTATCGCCGATCCGGCGATGGAGCTTAG
- the LOC122316463 gene encoding nucleobase-ascorbate transporter 11-like isoform X2, giving the protein METGSTSKSRVKAERVKDGGATRLSSMLQKIEPFMPRIDHNPNELRSWAKRTGFVSDYSGGTQASASQKNDSALFDLEKGLDSINGGSSPKIEIDPVLGRTKPNRGIEIEPVVKNERDGTGRGEDQSRRTGVEAKVDERKVGSNGSVYRNGNGNVNGNANANGNGNRNEVPVVAPAVEPKKDDNLAERDAKLDFPYGEEPAPGGWHRPSGMKCGLRENPGFVPLIYYGLQHYLSLAGSLIFIPSIIVPAMGGTDKDTATVISTMLLVSGVTTILHSYFGTRLPLVQGSSYVYLAPALVIMNAREYRDLTEHKFRHIMRELQGAIIVGSIFQSILGYSGLMSLFLRFINPVVVAPTVAAVGLAFFSYGFPEAGSCVEISIPQILLLLIFTLYLRGISIFGHRVFRIYAVPLSIMIIWTYAFFLTAGGAYNYKGCSPDIPSSNILIDACRKHAYTMKHCRTDVSNAWRAAAWVRIPYPLQWGIPIFHLRTSMIMIIVSLVASVDSVGTYHSASVRVISKPPSPGIVSRGIAMEGFCSILAGLWGTGTGSTTLTENVHTIDITKVASRRAVEVGAVFLILFSFVGKVGAILASIPQALAASVLCFMWALIVALGLSTLQYSQTASFRNITIVGVALFLGLSIPAYFQQYQPESSLILPSYFVPYMAASSGPVHTGSEQLDFALNAILSLNMVVTLLVAFVLDNTVPGSRQERGVYIWSRAEEIANDPSLLSDYALPRKVARCFYWARCLGV; this is encoded by the exons ATGGAAACTGGGTCGACTTCAAAATCCCGAGTTAAGGCTGAGAGAGTGAAGGATGGTGGTGCCACCAGACTTAGTTCTATGCTTCAAAAGATCGAGCCGTTTATGCCAAGAATCGATCACAACCCGAACGAACTGAGATCTTGGGCCAAGAGGACCGGCTTTGTCTCTGATTACTCTGGAGGGACTCAGGCAAGTGCCAGTCAGAAGAATGATAGTGCTTTGTTTGATTTGGAGAAGGGCCTTGATTCTATAAACGGCGGGTCTTCGCCGAAAATAGAGATCGACCCGGTTCTGGGCCGGACAAAGCCCAACCGGGGGATTGAAATCGAaccggtggtgaaaaatgagaGGGATGGAACAGGGAGGGGTGAAGATCAGAGTAGGAGGACTGGGGTTGAGGCTAAAGTCGATGAGAGGAAAGTTGGTTCGAATGGAAGTGTGTACCGTAATGGGAATGGGAATGTGAATGGAAATGCGAATGCGAATGGAAATGGCAACAGAAACGAAGTCCCAGTTGTTGCCCCAGCGGTTGAGCCAAAGAAAGACGATAATCTAGCTGAAAGAGATGCGAAACTCGATTTTCCTTATGGTGAAGAACCTGCTCCAGGTGGGTGGCACAGGCCGTCCGGAATGAAATGTGGGCTCAGAGAAAATCCTGGTTttg TACCGTTGATATATTATGGCCTGCAGCACTATCTATCTTTGGCTGGTTCACTAATATTCATCCCCTCGATAATTGTACCAGCCATGGGTGGAACAGAT AAGGATACCGCTACTGTGATTTCAACAATGCTGCTGGTTTCTGGCGTCACGACAATACTGCACTCCTACTTTGGCACACGACTTCCTTTAGTTCAAGGGAGCTCGTATGTATATCTGGCACCAGCATTAGTAATCATGAATGCTCGAGAGTATCGTGATCTTACTGAACAC AAATTCAGGCACATAATGAGGGAACTGCAAGGAGCAATAATCGTTGGTTCAATATTTCAGAGCATTTTGGGATACAGTGGCTTGATGTCCCTTTTTTTAAG GTTTATTAACCCAGTTGTGGTGGCACCAACTGTTGCCGCGGTAGGTCTAGCATTTTTTAGTTATGGGTTTCCAGAAGCTGGTAGTTGTGTGGAAATCAGCATTCCACAGATACTCTTGCTTCTTATATTTACCCTG tACCTTCGTGGAATATCCATCTTTGGGCATCGTGTATTTCGAATTTATGCG GTTCCATTGAGCATTATGATTATATGGACATATGCATTCTTTTTGACAGCAGGAGGAGCATACAATTACAAAGGCTGCAGTCCTGACATACCCAGTTCCAACATCTTAATTGATGCATGTAGAAAGCATGCATACACCATGAAGCATTGCAGAACTGATGTTTCAAATGCATGGAGAGCTGCTGCGTGGGTTAGAATCCCCTACCCTTTGCAGTGGGGTATTCCCATCTTCCATTTAAGGACTtccatgatcatgatcatagtGTCACTTGTTGCGTCGGTGGATTCG GTAGGAACATATCACTCTGCTTCTGTGCGGGTTATTTCCAAGCCTCCATCTCCAGGAATTGTGAGTAGAGGAATTGCAATGGAGGGCTTCTGCAGTATATTGGCTGGACTTTGGGGTACTGGAACTGGATCAACAACCTTGACAGAAAATGTCCATACCATTGACATAACAAAGGTGGCAAGTCGAAGGGCAGTCGAAGTTGGTGCAGTTTTCTTGATCCTCTTCTCATTCGTAG GAAAAGTGGGTGCAATTCTTGCCTCTATACCACAGGCATTGGCTGCTTCTGTACTTTGCTTCATGTGGGCCCTTATTGTGGCATTGGGTCTATCCACTTTGCAGTATAGCCAAACAGCAAGTTTTAGAAACATTACCATAGTTGGTGTTGCATTGTTCCTTGGGTTATCCATTCCGGCCTATTTCCAACAGTATCAACCTGAATCCAGCTTGATACTGCCAAGTTATTTTGTTCCTTATATGGCAGCTTCAAGTGGACCAGTCCACACCGGCAGTGAACAA CTCGATTTTGCATTAAATGCAATTTTGTCGTTGAACATGGTGGTGACGCTTCTTGTGGCATTTGTACTGGACAACACTGTCCCAGGGAGCCGGCAAGAAAGGGGGGTATACATATGGTCAAGGGCTGAAGAAATTGCAAACGACCCATCACTTCTCTCAGACTATGCTCTTCCAAGAAAAGTTGCCAGGTGCTTTTACTGGGCAAGATGTTTGGGAGTGTGA
- the LOC122317551 gene encoding protein SKIP34, translated as MCYGQQRPFSRDSLTQSPPAGLPTPDNVVVVDTLRGRLAETEARLARARAREAELSRRLEEMKRFVSVMEILETYLKRRFREQQQHVALLFTPPPHK; from the coding sequence ATGTGTTACGGCCAGCAGCGACCCTTCTCCAGGGACAGCTTAACCCAGTCGCCACCCGCCGGGCTGCCAACCCCCGACAACGTCGTGGTGGTGGACACACTGCGGGGCCGGCTGGCCGAGACCGAGGCTCGGCTTGCCCGCGCCAGGGCTCGCGAAGCCGAGCTCAGCCGCCGCCTCGAGGAGATGAAGCGCTTTGTCTCCGTCATGGAGATCCTTGAGACCTACCTCAAACGACGCTTCCGCGAGCAACAACAACACGTCGCCCTCCTCTTCACCCCTCCGCCCCATAAATAG